A region from the Methanofollis liminatans DSM 4140 genome encodes:
- a CDS encoding HepT-like ribonuclease domain-containing protein gives MQKDDVVPLRHTLDAAKKAVSFLEGRRREDLEEDEMLGFAVVRLLEIIGEAAKLVSPELREKHPEIPWSAMVGMRNRLIHGYFDVNYDIVWDTVTSDLPPVIDDLERMVAAMVPESGGERAS, from the coding sequence ATGCAGAAGGATGACGTTGTTCCCCTCAGGCACACCCTTGATGCCGCGAAAAAAGCGGTTTCGTTTCTTGAAGGCCGCAGGCGCGAAGACCTGGAAGAGGACGAGATGCTCGGTTTTGCCGTCGTCCGCCTCCTTGAGATCATCGGCGAGGCGGCGAAACTCGTCTCGCCGGAGCTTCGCGAGAAACACCCCGAAATACCCTGGAGTGCAATGGTCGGCATGAGAAACCGGTTGATCCACGGATATTTCGACGTGAACTACGATATCGTCTGGGACACCGTAACATCCGACCTCCCACCCGTGATAGATGATCTTGAGCGTATGGTGGCCGCTATGGTACCTGAGAGCGGAGGGGAACGGGCGTCGTGA
- a CDS encoding type II toxin-antitoxin system HicA family toxin: MPDHKIRPVSWNGLVRGLRNFGFEGPYSGGKHPFMIRDDLVLTVPNPHTKEIGVDLLMRILKQAGISREEWVLSEER, translated from the coding sequence ATGCCGGATCATAAGATCCGGCCGGTATCATGGAACGGTCTCGTTCGGGGGCTTAGAAATTTCGGATTCGAAGGACCATATTCCGGGGGCAAACACCCGTTCATGATCAGGGACGATCTGGTCCTCACCGTCCCGAACCCGCACACAAAGGAGATCGGTGTGGACCTGTTGATGCGGATCTTGAAGCAGGCCGGGATCTCGCGGGAAGAATGGGTATTGTCGGAGGAGAGGTAA
- a CDS encoding type II toxin-antitoxin system RelE family toxin: MSYRVFFSATARREITRIPRDDALRIGEALVSLAGETDPKRQVKRVQGGQNPPFYSLRVGEYRAILTIVDDVMVIHVIEVGHRRTVYRKY; the protein is encoded by the coding sequence ATGAGCTATCGGGTCTTCTTCTCCGCGACGGCCCGCCGTGAGATCACGCGCATCCCGAGGGACGATGCCCTCAGGATCGGTGAAGCGCTGGTCTCCCTGGCCGGGGAGACAGACCCGAAAAGGCAGGTGAAGAGGGTGCAGGGAGGACAGAACCCCCCATTTTATTCTCTCCGGGTCGGGGAATACCGCGCGATCCTCACCATCGTCGATGACGTGATGGTCATCCATGTGATCGAGGTGGGGCATCGGCGTACGGTGTACAGGAAGTATTGA
- a CDS encoding DUF4276 family protein: protein MHFEILLEEESARVALENILPNIIRNEDSFGIHPYNGKKDILNKLPQRLRGYKKWIPPDYTIVVLVDRDRDDCILLKRKLEEIAREAGLSTKSSPRYDGTFQVLNRIAIEELEAWFFGDIEALAAAYPGIPPTLDTREKYRDPDAIADTWEALEHVLQQAGYPGPQQKTKVASNISRKMIPARNRSKSFQSFYTGIQACMR, encoded by the coding sequence ATGCATTTTGAAATCCTCCTCGAAGAAGAATCGGCACGCGTCGCGCTGGAAAATATCCTCCCGAACATAATACGAAACGAAGATTCGTTCGGCATTCATCCATATAACGGCAAAAAAGATATTCTGAACAAACTGCCCCAGAGATTACGCGGCTATAAAAAGTGGATCCCTCCAGACTATACCATCGTTGTTCTGGTTGACAGAGATCGCGATGACTGCATCCTGCTGAAAAGGAAACTGGAAGAGATCGCGAGAGAGGCAGGACTCTCAACAAAGAGTTCGCCCCGTTATGACGGTACATTCCAGGTTTTAAATAGAATCGCAATAGAAGAACTTGAAGCCTGGTTTTTCGGAGACATTGAGGCTCTTGCGGCTGCATATCCCGGGATACCCCCAACCCTGGACACCAGAGAAAAATATCGAGACCCCGACGCGATCGCTGACACATGGGAAGCACTCGAACACGTACTTCAACAGGCCGGGTATCCCGGGCCTCAACAGAAAACGAAAGTTGCATCGAACATATCCAGAAAGATGATACCGGCAAGAAACCGATCAAAAAGTTTTCAATCGTTTTACACCGGGATACAGGCATGCATGCGATAA
- a CDS encoding type IV pilin: protein MKQFVQNEEAVSPVIGVILMVAITVILAAVIAAFVFGMTGNVQTTKTIAVTAGQNSNDVVLTYQGGADATALQYFKVTVTPSTGSAVTNYAFFEHGDADVTQQTAEPGSITFDPLPVGTVITISSGTSGQDHVVVVGHFTDGSDQVVLDTYV, encoded by the coding sequence ATGAAACAGTTCGTACAGAATGAAGAAGCGGTGTCGCCGGTTATCGGCGTCATCCTCATGGTCGCCATCACGGTGATCCTGGCCGCGGTTATTGCCGCGTTCGTGTTCGGGATGACCGGGAATGTGCAGACGACGAAGACCATTGCGGTCACTGCCGGACAGAACAGCAATGATGTTGTTCTGACATATCAGGGCGGTGCGGACGCAACAGCATTACAGTATTTTAAAGTTACTGTAACCCCATCGACAGGAAGCGCTGTAACAAACTATGCTTTCTTTGAACATGGAGACGCTGATGTAACCCAGCAGACAGCTGAACCAGGCAGTATTACATTTGACCCTCTACCAGTTGGAACTGTAATTACAATTTCTAGCGGAACGTCAGGCCAAGACCATGTCGTTGTTGTAGGTCACTTTACTGACGGTTCAGACCAGGTTGTCCTTGACACCTACGTCTAA
- a CDS encoding glycosyltransferase family 39 protein: protein MRKNLAKQTAFIFILLFTISLAFIYPHLLLTDEWITAAQLNHLVTGGDLLYGYTPYGSSAYAASHHNVLCYTLALPIVSLPAYYLFALFGDNFRLVVVLLWSGLLLALLLMVECWHPQYARWRGVPWTYAAIISWGVLLVLNMALYRPFWFVRGVHPADVGVYPEVAAIVFTNGVAFALFGVLAYLIFREVFESERWGLFGLVAVVTSSSYLFWSGNAKDHMLVALFFATALYFFTLYLSRDDPLWLFSSFIAVGWTAWARPELGPALAAGLFLFALALSVRKGWRRIGATALAVLGVPLGALPLFINNLGLSGNPLVLPWIAGYAAAAGSPVPGGMGTLQATVLGQLTPSSSDFISGLYGTFIDPVFGNAAGIFQVSPLSAFALLLALAAGYAYCRSRTTGMPSRDAHLLAFFTLSVALVLLTYGRSLPWMPDSAGVIPDMRYLSPIYLPMLVLGLYALKYIGFSEGEVTTSLKTLFWLVLIDLPLIYIVLQVLAGTWQAGQIAFLMYLTFFFLAIAGALAVGVILKKVRPSTLAYAIPVLMLLPLAWQLVVGFRFATSCWEGYHFWIPAAQYIWYIQYWIFPL, encoded by the coding sequence ATGAGGAAAAATTTAGCAAAGCAAACTGCGTTTATTTTTATTCTTCTTTTCACAATCTCCCTTGCCTTCATCTATCCCCACCTCCTCCTCACCGACGAATGGATCACCGCCGCCCAGCTCAACCACCTCGTCACCGGCGGCGACCTCCTCTACGGCTACACACCCTATGGTTCCTCAGCCTACGCCGCCTCCCACCACAACGTCCTCTGCTACACCCTCGCCCTCCCGATCGTCTCCCTGCCCGCCTACTACCTCTTCGCCCTCTTCGGCGACAACTTCCGCCTCGTCGTGGTCCTCCTCTGGTCGGGCCTGCTCCTCGCTCTCCTCCTGATGGTCGAGTGCTGGCACCCGCAGTATGCCCGCTGGCGGGGCGTGCCCTGGACCTATGCCGCCATCATCTCCTGGGGCGTGCTCCTCGTCCTGAACATGGCCCTGTACCGCCCCTTCTGGTTCGTGCGCGGGGTGCACCCCGCCGATGTGGGCGTGTACCCCGAGGTGGCGGCGATCGTCTTCACGAACGGCGTCGCCTTCGCCCTCTTCGGCGTCCTCGCCTACCTGATCTTCAGGGAGGTCTTCGAGAGCGAACGCTGGGGGCTCTTCGGGCTCGTCGCCGTCGTCACCTCCTCGTCGTACCTCTTCTGGTCGGGAAACGCGAAGGACCACATGCTCGTTGCCCTCTTCTTCGCGACCGCCCTCTACTTCTTCACCCTCTACCTCTCCCGCGACGACCCCCTCTGGCTCTTCTCCTCCTTCATCGCCGTCGGCTGGACGGCCTGGGCCCGGCCCGAACTCGGGCCCGCCCTCGCCGCCGGGCTCTTCCTCTTCGCCCTCGCCCTCTCGGTCAGGAAGGGGTGGCGCAGGATAGGGGCCACGGCACTCGCCGTCCTCGGGGTGCCGCTCGGCGCCCTCCCCCTCTTCATCAACAACCTGGGGCTCTCGGGCAATCCCCTCGTCCTCCCCTGGATCGCCGGCTACGCCGCCGCCGCCGGATCCCCGGTTCCCGGCGGCATGGGGACTCTCCAGGCCACGGTCCTGGGGCAGCTCACCCCTTCATCGAGCGACTTCATCTCCGGCCTCTACGGCACCTTCATCGACCCGGTCTTCGGGAACGCCGCCGGGATCTTCCAGGTCTCCCCGCTCTCGGCCTTCGCCCTCCTCCTCGCCCTCGCCGCCGGGTACGCGTACTGCCGCTCCCGGACCACCGGCATGCCCTCCCGCGACGCACACCTCCTGGCCTTCTTCACCCTCTCCGTCGCCCTCGTCCTCCTCACCTACGGCCGCTCCCTCCCCTGGATGCCCGATAGCGCCGGCGTCATCCCTGACATGCGCTACCTCTCCCCCATCTACCTCCCGATGCTTGTCCTCGGCCTCTACGCCCTGAAATACATCGGTTTCAGCGAAGGTGAGGTCACGACCTCCCTGAAGACCCTCTTCTGGCTCGTCCTCATCGACCTCCCCCTCATCTACATCGTCCTCCAGGTCCTCGCCGGCACATGGCAGGCCGGCCAGATCGCCTTCCTGATGTACCTCACCTTCTTCTTCCTCGCCATTGCAGGGGCGCTCGCCGTCGGCGTCATCCTGAAAAAGGTCAGGCCATCAACCCTTGCGTACGCCATCCCGGTGCTGATGCTCCTCCCCCTCGCATGGCAACTCGTGGTCGGCTTCCGCTTCGCCACCTCCTGCTGGGAGGGGTATCACTTCTGGATCCCGGCGGCGCAGTACATCTGGTACATCCAGTACTGGATCTTCCCCCTCTAA
- a CDS encoding HepT-like ribonuclease domain-containing protein: MLWSATVGMRNRLIHGYFFVNYDIFRDTATSDLPPMIEDLERMVAAWRSGSEGDRASLIKHPVQRAGGAFPNGCSQTIIQYH, from the coding sequence ATACTCTGGAGTGCGACGGTCGGCATGAGAAACCGATTGATCCACGGATATTTCTTCGTAAACTACGATATCTTCCGGGACACCGCAACATCCGACCTCCCACCCATGATAGAGGATCTGGAGCGTATGGTGGCCGCCTGGAGGTCCGGGAGCGAAGGGGATCGGGCGTCGTTGATCAAGCATCCGGTTCAAAGAGCAGGCGGTGCCTTCCCAAACGGGTGCTCCCAAACCATTATCCAATACCATTGA
- a CDS encoding antitoxin family protein: MTKVIDAVYESGVLRPLQKIDLKEGTRIRISIEEPSAVIKDAFGLLKGKDTTKALKELDDEWGLH; encoded by the coding sequence ATGACAAAAGTGATCGATGCCGTGTACGAATCGGGCGTACTCCGGCCCCTCCAGAAGATCGACCTGAAGGAGGGGACGCGGATCAGGATCTCCATAGAAGAGCCGTCCGCCGTCATCAAAGATGCGTTCGGCCTCCTGAAAGGAAAAGACACGACAAAAGCGCTGAAAGAGCTGGACGATGAATGGGGCCTTCATTGA
- a CDS encoding AIR synthase-related protein codes for MDIEGFVRRAFAAGRGEDEIVSALTHEITTIKRRVSDEYAQEFARAVVQEVKNTSGLEGDLFAYERAGVTMGEFGVGSRGKGDFFAHRQFPRIIGKAAAAVGVDEMDDAGAVQAGGQYIITTVDGMHSRLSDFPFLAGFHVTRATLRDVYVMGAAPVALLSDIHVADDGDVAKIFDYTAGIAVVAEAMGVPLVTGSTLRIGGDMVLGDRMTGCVGAVGVADYLTARKETRPGDIILMTAGAGGGTIATTALYFGYPEVVEETINLHFLRAAEALLKSPVLRHIHTMTDVTNGGLRGDVYEMAETADCRIVIDEAHLRSLVEPRVLAMLDALEIDYLGVSLDALLIVVPPEYVDEVKTIIRGAGVPIERIGYVEEGPAASVLLSGGKECDFQPRFRESAYTPVKKVVDTEPRDFDEMKKRVEQAADAAVAKKKRILERLRTPE; via the coding sequence ATGGATATCGAGGGATTTGTCCGCCGGGCATTTGCCGCGGGCAGGGGCGAGGACGAGATCGTCAGTGCCCTCACACACGAGATCACCACCATCAAGAGGCGGGTCTCAGACGAATATGCACAGGAATTCGCCCGCGCCGTCGTGCAGGAAGTAAAAAACACCTCCGGGCTTGAGGGCGACCTCTTCGCCTACGAACGTGCCGGGGTCACGATGGGCGAGTTCGGCGTCGGTTCCCGGGGCAAAGGCGACTTCTTCGCCCACCGCCAGTTCCCGCGGATCATCGGCAAGGCCGCCGCCGCCGTCGGCGTCGACGAGATGGACGACGCCGGCGCCGTCCAGGCCGGCGGGCAGTACATCATCACCACCGTCGACGGCATGCACTCCCGCCTCTCGGACTTCCCCTTCCTTGCAGGGTTCCATGTCACACGGGCCACCCTGCGCGACGTCTATGTGATGGGCGCAGCACCCGTCGCCCTCCTCTCCGACATCCATGTCGCCGACGACGGCGACGTGGCGAAGATCTTCGACTACACCGCCGGGATCGCCGTCGTCGCCGAAGCGATGGGCGTCCCCCTGGTCACCGGCTCCACCTTACGCATCGGCGGCGACATGGTGCTTGGCGACCGCATGACCGGGTGCGTCGGCGCCGTCGGCGTCGCCGACTACCTCACCGCCAGAAAAGAGACCCGCCCCGGCGACATCATCCTCATGACCGCCGGCGCCGGCGGGGGCACCATCGCCACCACCGCCCTCTACTTCGGCTACCCCGAGGTCGTCGAGGAGACGATCAACCTCCACTTCCTCAGGGCCGCCGAGGCCCTCCTCAAGAGCCCGGTCCTCCGCCACATCCACACGATGACCGACGTCACCAACGGCGGGCTCCGCGGCGACGTCTACGAGATGGCCGAGACCGCCGACTGCCGGATCGTCATCGACGAGGCACACCTCCGCTCACTCGTCGAGCCGCGGGTGCTTGCCATGCTCGACGCCCTCGAGATCGATTACCTCGGCGTTTCCCTCGACGCCCTGCTCATCGTCGTCCCGCCTGAATACGTGGACGAGGTCAAGACCATCATCCGCGGCGCCGGCGTCCCCATAGAGAGAATCGGCTACGTCGAGGAGGGGCCGGCGGCATCGGTCCTCCTCTCCGGCGGAAAAGAATGCGACTTCCAGCCGCGGTTCAGGGAATCGGCCTACACCCCGGTGAAAAAAGTGGTCGACACCGAACCCCGCGACTTCGACGAGATGAAAAAACGGGTCGAACAGGCGGCCGACGCCGCCGTGGCAAAGAAAAAACGGATACTCGAGCGGCTCCGCACCCCGGAGTAG
- a CDS encoding type II toxin-antitoxin system HicB family antitoxin yields MIVEYITAALHHARYEIIEDDEPYYGEVPELPGVWATGTTLEACRERLAEVIDDWLVIRLRRGMPIPPIDGITIRETTRMDADAGS; encoded by the coding sequence ATGATCGTCGAATACATCACCGCGGCGCTGCATCACGCCCGATATGAGATCATCGAGGACGACGAACCCTACTACGGCGAGGTCCCCGAACTGCCGGGGGTCTGGGCCACCGGCACGACGCTTGAGGCGTGCCGGGAACGTCTGGCCGAGGTCATCGACGACTGGCTCGTGATCAGGCTGAGGAGAGGGATGCCCATCCCGCCGATCGACGGGATCACCATCCGGGAGACCACCAGAATGGATGCCGATGCCGGATCATAA
- a CDS encoding type II toxin-antitoxin system HicB family antitoxin has product MMMTPRGVSSGMPEAREAGEMKRSALTAVLREEDGVYVSECPELGVATCGDTPEEALVNLKEAVEVYLENAKEPGLDGRGAGVRAEDAPADRRNTLE; this is encoded by the coding sequence ATGATGATGACGCCAAGAGGCGTTTCATCAGGTATGCCTGAGGCAAGGGAGGCGGGCGAGATGAAGAGGTCGGCACTGACGGCAGTTCTCCGGGAGGAAGACGGGGTGTATGTATCCGAATGCCCTGAACTGGGTGTCGCTACCTGCGGGGATACGCCGGAGGAGGCGCTGGTGAATTTGAAGGAGGCTGTGGAGGTGTACCTGGAGAACGCAAAAGAACCCGGTCTCGATGGTAGAGGTGCCGGGGTCCGGGCAGAGGACGCCCCTGCGGACCGGCGCAACACGCTTGAATAA
- a CDS encoding type IV pilin N-terminal domain-containing protein — MRLPLSDEAVSEVIGTVLVVALVVIFASISAAFIFGSIGEQEEMKVVCISGTANSNGTATFTVQGGGDLPRVENITARYSDGSSEKIFNSRPSAGDSATTGRVVTGERVILVGSFDDNTQQMIYDGRF; from the coding sequence ATGAGACTACCCCTCAGTGACGAAGCAGTATCCGAGGTCATCGGCACCGTCCTGGTCGTTGCCCTCGTCGTAATCTTCGCCTCCATCAGCGCCGCCTTCATCTTCGGCTCCATCGGCGAGCAGGAGGAGATGAAGGTGGTCTGCATATCAGGGACTGCAAACTCCAACGGGACCGCCACATTCACGGTCCAGGGAGGCGGAGACCTCCCGCGGGTCGAGAACATCACGGCGCGTTACAGCGACGGGTCTTCAGAGAAGATCTTTAACAGCCGCCCCTCGGCGGGAGATTCGGCGACAACAGGCAGGGTTGTGACCGGAGAGCGGGTCATCCTCGTCGGCTCCTTCGACGACAACACACAGCAGATGATCTATGACGGCCGGTTTTAG
- a CDS encoding type II toxin-antitoxin system HicB family antitoxin translates to MIFKVVVTPDPEDGGFIVSCPALPGCHSEGETLEEALENIRDAIAGCVAVLNERDRTTAIY, encoded by the coding sequence ATGATCTTCAAAGTCGTCGTCACGCCCGACCCTGAAGACGGCGGGTTTATCGTCAGCTGCCCCGCACTCCCCGGTTGCCACTCGGAGGGAGAGACCCTTGAAGAGGCGCTGGAAAACATCAGGGACGCCATCGCCGGGTGTGTGGCCGTGCTCAACGAACGGGACAGAACGACGGCGATCTATTGA
- the thiD gene encoding bifunctional hydroxymethylpyrimidine kinase/phosphomethylpyrimidine kinase — translation MYSYPCALTIAGSDSGGGAGIEADLAAFAALGVWGTAAVTAVTAQNPGGVAGAWPLPPEAVAAQMRSVFEAFPVAAAKTGMLAEAGIIRAVAAALPPGVPLVVDPVMVATSGARLLAADAAEALVRHLIPRAAVVTPNIPEAEALAGVAVRDLDGMREAGEAVLAMGAAAVIVKGGHLAGAPADLLLDHEGEVLLTGTRSPYDVHGSGCCFSAALAAGLARGMRLREAFPAAKAFTAAAILHAVPDRAGRRSVRPLWGCGRGEEKSG, via the coding sequence ATGTATTCCTATCCGTGCGCCCTCACGATCGCCGGCTCGGATTCGGGCGGCGGGGCCGGGATCGAGGCCGACCTCGCGGCCTTCGCCGCCCTCGGGGTCTGGGGGACGGCGGCGGTGACGGCGGTGACCGCCCAGAACCCCGGCGGGGTCGCGGGGGCGTGGCCCCTCCCCCCGGAGGCGGTGGCGGCGCAGATGCGGTCGGTCTTCGAGGCGTTCCCGGTGGCGGCGGCGAAGACCGGGATGCTCGCCGAGGCCGGGATCATCAGGGCGGTGGCGGCGGCCCTCCCGCCCGGCGTTCCCCTCGTCGTCGACCCGGTGATGGTGGCGACCTCGGGCGCCCGCCTGCTCGCCGCGGATGCGGCCGAGGCACTGGTGCGCCACCTCATCCCCCGTGCGGCGGTGGTGACCCCGAACATCCCGGAGGCCGAGGCGCTCGCGGGGGTGGCGGTCAGGGACCTCGACGGGATGCGGGAGGCGGGGGAGGCGGTCCTGGCGATGGGCGCCGCCGCCGTGATCGTGAAGGGCGGGCACCTCGCCGGGGCGCCGGCCGACCTCCTCCTCGATCACGAGGGGGAGGTGCTCCTCACCGGCACCCGCTCGCCCTACGATGTCCACGGCTCGGGGTGCTGCTTCTCTGCGGCCCTCGCGGCCGGCCTCGCCCGCGGCATGCGCCTGCGGGAGGCCTTCCCGGCGGCGAAGGCGTTCACCGCCGCGGCGATCCTCCACGCCGTCCCTGACCGCGCCGGGCGGCGGTCGGTCCGCCCCCTGTGGGGGTGCGGCAGGGGGGAGGAAAAATCGGGATGA
- a CDS encoding antitoxin VapB family protein, which yields MATRTISITDEAYDLLKGLKRSERDSFSDVILRHYPRKRRSSEVLKEIGECDELASSIERASKEMRGARLREVDL from the coding sequence ATGGCGACAAGGACGATCTCCATCACCGATGAAGCCTACGACCTCCTGAAAGGGCTGAAGCGATCGGAGAGGGATAGTTTCTCCGATGTGATCCTCCGCCACTACCCCAGGAAGAGAAGATCGTCCGAGGTGCTGAAGGAGATCGGGGAGTGTGATGAACTGGCCAGCAGCATCGAGCGGGCATCGAAGGAGATGCGGGGGGCTCGATTGAGAGAGGTCGACCTCTGA
- a CDS encoding AAA family ATPase, which yields MHTPDHPSHPHPPRIEYLKVKNYRALHDLELKDLQPFTVFLGPNGSGKSTIFDVFAFLSECFTIGLRRAWDKRGRFKELRTRGSEGDIVIELKYREQPDDPLITYHIAIGEDAKGPYVAEEWLQWRRKRSGKPFKFLDFRSGSGEVITGERPDEKDERRQETLDSPEYLAVNTLGQLAKHPRVSALRRFITDWYLSYLSADAMRGLPEAGPQEHLSSIGDNLPNVIQYLKEQHPGTLNTILSALSERIPRLEKVDAVLLADGRLLIQIKDAPFEQPVLAKFASDGTIKMLAYLTMLNDPEPPRLIGIEEPENQLHPRHLTVLAEEFRAASTRTQVLVTTHSPIFVNALAPEEVWILYRNVQGYTQARRASDVRGIREFVEEGAKLGDLWMEEYFPFDDPERLQSRLKHAEQAEQAKYTT from the coding sequence ATGCACACACCCGACCATCCCTCCCACCCTCATCCGCCCAGAATAGAATACCTCAAGGTGAAAAATTATCGCGCCCTCCACGACCTTGAACTCAAAGACCTCCAGCCGTTCACCGTATTTCTCGGTCCCAACGGGAGCGGAAAATCAACCATTTTCGATGTATTTGCATTCCTCTCGGAATGTTTTACCATCGGTCTTCGAAGGGCATGGGATAAAAGAGGCAGATTCAAAGAGCTCAGAACACGGGGATCGGAAGGGGATATCGTCATCGAACTGAAATACAGAGAGCAGCCAGACGATCCCCTCATCACCTATCATATCGCAATCGGCGAAGACGCAAAAGGCCCATACGTCGCCGAGGAATGGCTTCAATGGCGCCGAAAGCGTAGTGGGAAACCATTTAAATTTCTTGATTTCAGGAGCGGGTCCGGCGAAGTCATCACCGGTGAAAGACCCGATGAAAAGGATGAACGCAGACAGGAAACCCTTGACTCCCCGGAATATCTCGCAGTAAACACCCTGGGGCAACTCGCAAAGCACCCTCGCGTCAGCGCTCTTCGCCGCTTCATCACAGACTGGTATCTCTCATATCTCAGCGCGGATGCAATGAGAGGTCTGCCTGAGGCCGGCCCCCAGGAACACCTCTCTTCGATCGGTGACAACTTACCCAACGTGATCCAGTACCTCAAGGAGCAGCACCCGGGCACGCTCAATACCATTCTCTCCGCTCTCTCCGAGAGGATCCCTCGCCTTGAAAAGGTCGATGCAGTCCTTCTTGCTGACGGCAGGCTTCTCATCCAGATAAAAGACGCCCCGTTCGAACAGCCGGTGCTTGCAAAGTTTGCATCAGACGGAACAATCAAGATGCTCGCCTATCTTACGATGTTGAACGACCCGGAGCCGCCCCGATTGATCGGCATCGAAGAGCCTGAGAATCAACTGCACCCCCGTCATCTTACGGTGCTTGCCGAGGAGTTCAGGGCCGCCTCAACAAGGACCCAGGTGCTGGTGACCACCCATTCGCCGATCTTCGTGAACGCCCTCGCCCCGGAAGAGGTCTGGATCCTCTACCGGAATGTTCAGGGATACACACAGGCCCGGCGGGCATCGGACGTGAGAGGGATCAGGGAGTTTGTCGAAGAGGGTGCAAAATTAGGTGATCTCTGGATGGAAGAGTATTTTCCGTTTGATGATCCGGAACGGCTCCAGAGCCGCTTGAAACATGCTGAGCAGGCCGAACAGGCGAAATATACAACGTGA
- a CDS encoding DUF7557 family protein, producing MPCATDTTTIKIKVPLKNRLDSLKIHPRESYTDVIGRLVEMAVDDEPLSDATIKAIEESLEDIKKGRVYTLEQVISELKDE from the coding sequence ATGCCATGTGCCACCGACACCACGACCATCAAGATCAAGGTCCCCCTTAAGAACCGCCTGGATTCTCTGAAGATCCACCCGCGGGAGTCCTATACCGACGTGATCGGGCGGCTTGTGGAGATGGCCGTCGATGACGAACCTCTCAGCGATGCGACGATCAAGGCCATTGAGGAATCCCTCGAAGATATCAAGAAGGGCCGGGTCTATACCCTTGAGCAGGTCATCTCGGAGCTGAAAGACGAATGA
- a CDS encoding type II toxin-antitoxin system HicB family antitoxin, with translation MKFTIILERDEEGRYVAECTDLPGCMSEGDTPEEAIQNINEAILGCITSRLKVAAGSVHLPPVDRTVTISLDISGPTYA, from the coding sequence ATGAAATTCACCATTATACTGGAACGGGACGAAGAGGGGCGGTATGTCGCAGAATGTACCGACCTGCCGGGGTGCATGTCCGAGGGCGACACCCCCGAGGAGGCGATCCAGAATATCAACGAGGCGATTCTGGGGTGCATCACGTCCCGCCTCAAGGTGGCGGCCGGTTCGGTTCATCTGCCGCCGGTGGACCGCACGGTCACGATCTCGCTCGATATTTCCGGGCCGACCTATGCCTAA
- a CDS encoding nucleotidyltransferase family protein codes for MTGTPHVPVPYGEIRQICRKHHIRKLSLFGSVLREDFGPESDIDILVEFEEGHTPGFFRLFAIREELSRAFGGKEIDLLTPGDLSRYFRDDVLAAAEVCYAEG; via the coding sequence ATGACCGGCACGCCGCATGTCCCCGTCCCGTATGGTGAAATCAGGCAGATATGCAGGAAGCACCATATCAGGAAACTCTCTCTCTTCGGGTCCGTGCTCCGGGAGGACTTCGGGCCGGAGAGCGACATAGACATCCTCGTGGAATTTGAAGAAGGCCACACCCCCGGATTCTTTCGGCTCTTTGCGATCAGGGAGGAACTCTCCCGCGCCTTCGGCGGAAAGGAGATCGACCTCCTCACGCCCGGAGACCTGAGCCGCTATTTCAGGGACGACGTCCTTGCCGCCGCCGAGGTCTGCTATGCAGAAGGATGA